In Catharus ustulatus isolate bCatUst1 chromosome 27, bCatUst1.pri.v2, whole genome shotgun sequence, the DNA window CACCCCTTTGCTGATGtaccctgccagcagcagggctccgATGATGATGAGGAAGGTCCCGATCATGAAGAGCACCACAGCCAGTGCAATGGCCTTgtaggggattttgggtgggcTCTTCTTGAACTGGAtggaaaaacccaaatattgAGCAGCTGaatgcagcacagctcccctcCCAGCGCAGTACAGATGTGACCCCACAGctggcagaggtgacacaggacaaagtgctgcagcagctccgctgctgggctctgtcacagcccctccaggaggAATTCTGCTCAGGGAGACCCTGCTGAACCAGCCCTTACTCCCAGTCCTGTTCCCAGGACGGCTCTTTGGGCTCTCCAGAGGGGAAGGACCAAGGGTTTGGCTCCCACCcggctctgtccctccctgagctgcagctgctccaccaGAGATACATGagaagcagctccctgtgcaagGCCAAGCTGTGGCTGTCCATCCTTGTGGTTTTACAGCTTCCTTTCCCACTTTTTACCTGCAGGTCAATGTATCCATCATCGGTGCTGGAGAGCTTGGAATATTTGACTTTGCTACTGGGAATCCCAGCAGAGAGGTTGGTCCGTGACGACATCATTCCAGGGGGGCCTGGGCATCAGCTACAGCCTGGAAACCAAGGGAAGAGCAAAACAGGAGAGAAACCTGAGTGG includes these proteins:
- the TMEM230 gene encoding transmembrane protein 230, which gives rise to MMSSRTNLSAGIPSSKVKYSKLSSTDDGYIDLQFKKSPPKIPYKAIALAVVLFMIGTFLIIIGALLLAGYISKGETDRAIPVLIIGILVFLPGFYHLRIAYYASKGYRGYSYDDIPDFDD